GATTGCGACGACAAAGAAGGACATGAAGGCAGTTGCGGAAGCGGCTGTGGTTGTCACTAAAAAAAATAAAGCACACAGATATTCTACAATAAAGTAATATCTGTGTGCTATTTTTTTGCTTATTTTTCTCTTTTACAAACCTTCTTTTGAAAGTCCTTTAAATCTCTTATTCAGTAGTTTGTACTGTTTTTCAGTTCCTCCCCTGATCACATACCTTATTTTACCTTCTTTATCTATCAGTAAGCTCATTGGGGTAACTGAGATTCCTGTTTTACTAATAAAATTTATCGCATTGGGAAGTTGATGAAATAATGAATGATTTTTCATTATCACCTTATTAACCTGTTCCGGAGTATTAAAGGTTACCGACAGGAAGTTCGCTCCCGGATATCTTTTAGTTAGCTCATTCAGCTTAGGAATTTCTTTTATACACGGTTCACAATATATATGCCATATATTAATCAGTGTCACTTTACCTTTGATACTCTGACTCGTCCAAAGCTTGCCATCAGTATCGGTTAAAGCAAACTCAGGGCACGGCTTATCGCAAAGTTTATCTTCCAGAGTTTTATCGTATGCTTTTTGCATGGCTTTTGATTCTTTCAATTCACCATTTTCCCCTACCTCGGCCGATTCATTATTTACCTGAATGCAGTATGCAGCAGAGATGCTGCAAGAAGCCACTAATACACATAAAAACTTTTTCATCAAAAATCTCAAACTTAACATTTATTGGTCATAATCTGCAATACCAGCTTATCTGTTTCATTCATTCCTTCAGAACCGATAAGAGTCAGATTTCGGATACAACGATCCACATCATTATCTATAATTCCTTCCACAGAAGTAACACATTTATTCTCCATCGCCATCATGGCAGACAGAACTGCAGTAGAAACTCCGCTAGTCAGCTTCAGAGAGCAGCTTGGCTTAGCTCCGTCACAAATCATTCCTGTTAGGTTGGCAATCATATTCTTTACGGCAAAACAAATCTGTTCAAACTCTCCGCCCATAAGAAGAGTAATGCCACAACTGGAACCAGTGGCAGCCACCACACATCCGCAAAGAGCAGAAAGACGTCCCAGACTTTGCTTAATATATATCACGGTAAGATGACTAAGCATCAATGCCCGCGTCAGTTCTTCTATACCTTTCTTATTTTCTTCCGCATAAACAACAACTGGCAAAGTGGCGGCAATTCCCTGATTTCCGCTACCCGAATTACTCATTACCGGAATCATTGCACCAGCCATCCTGGCATCGCAAGCTGCAGATGTATAAGAAAGAATATGAGAAAATATGCTGTCTCCCATAATTTCCTTTTCATACTTTCCTTTCAATGTTTTCCCCAAAGCATGGCCATACTCTCCTTTTAAAGATTTTTCGGCAGCAGCTTTATTGATTCTTGCAGTTTCAAGTATAAAGTTTATTTCTTCCAGAGGTGCAGTCATTGCAAAATCATAAACCTTTCGCATGGAGAGTTCGGGTTCTTCTTCCGTTTCATCCCCTTGAACCGCTTGCTGTTTATTAAGCAGCACTTCTTCTCCCAAAGAGACATATACAAAGTTAGTATGCCCGCCCGCAATTATTGCTTTACTATTCTCTGCATCAGCTTCACAAATCACTTCTATATAAAGTTTCTCTGAAATATCTTCTTTAAGCAGAATATTGATTCGCTTTTCGGCAATCATCTGTTTTCCTTTTTCCAAGGCTTCCGGAGTACAGTCTCTTAGTACCTCCAGTTGATATTCAGATTTACCAATCAACGCTCCCAACGCCACAGCAATAGGAAGCCCAATCATCTCTGTACCGGGAATTCCAACTCCCATGGCATTCTTTAATATATTGGCACTTAGATAAAGGGTTATTCTCTGGGGACATTTACCTAAAGTCTCACTTGCTTTTGCAACAGCCAGTGCAACTGCAATAGGTTCTGTACAACCAATAGCCGGAATAACTTCCCGGTTCACCAATGCTATAATTTGTTTTCTTTCTGCTTCAATCATTGCTGTTTTATTTCTCGTGGCAAAATTACAAATAAAATCAGAGCTTATTGGTTCACAAACTTATTTATTTAACAAGGAGCCAGAGCTGTTAATAAGAACCTATTTAATAGAGAGATAAACAGTTAAACACACAAATCATCTGCACTATCTTCCACTAAAACGTTCAAAAGCCTTTGCAAAAAGGCTTTCAGCTGGTAGCAGATAAAAATATTCAACTAATCATCTGCTACTAAATTGTGCTCATCTGCTACTAAATCGGGGCATTCCACAACATCATAACAAGTATTGCCGCTAATCCTTCGGTGAAGGAATATTCAGTTTTTTAAGAATGCACCCAAAATGAATCGCTTTAATCTGGCTGCAAACTTTACCATTCATTGTATTTTCTTCCCTCTCAGAGCTTCTACCTAATTAGTTTTCCCTTATAAGTTAGCCCATTTTGTAAAAAGAGATAAGTGAGTTCTCAGATGAAGTCCCATGGGTTCTCATCTGAAAACCGATGGGTTCTCAAATGAAGTCTCATGGGTTCTCAGCTGAGGGCTCACTTAGTTAAAACTAGAAAAACAGATAACTTATTAATTAAGAGGCAATAACAACAATCTATGATTTGGAAGAGAATACGAGCTCTAAAAGGAAAAAAAATGCTGCGTGCTTACGTTGAAAAAGTACTATTCCTTAACCAGAGTTAGTTGAAACAATTAAAAATGGCTGCAAACTAGTAGCAGATAACAGTGTTTAGTAGCAGATGATTTGTATACAAACTTTATCTGCTACTAATTTAGTTTGCTAACTATCAACAAATTAAGACTAGATTAGTAGCAGGTAGCAGATACTTTTTTATTTTTTCATTAGAGTTGCCTAAAAATTAAAAGAAAAGAAATATCAAGTTCTGTTTTATGAAAGCCAATAAGCATCTCTTTGTGTTTATTCATCAATGAGTATCATTGTATTGGAGTATCTATTGAGAAATAAATTAAAGTATGAACAAAAGGAGATAGACTCACAAATAGTTGACAATAAAAAGCAAACACCTAAAAAAAACGAGCTATTAATTACTTTCACTTCATAATTCACTACATTTGTAGATGTATTATTAATTTCAAAAAATACTGTAATGAAAAGAATCCTTGTAGTCATATTCTTTCTTTTAATAATAATGCCGACTAATGCTCAAAGCTTTATTAAATATTGCAAAAATAGTTTAACAGCTATTAGTATGGGTTATGCCTATCAAAACAAGATTGATGTTTGGAATGGAAGCAAAGGAAATCTTATATTTGAAGGTGACTTAATAAACCTGAAGTTCATTTATATGAGTAATATGGCATCAGCTTCAGTTGGTGAAAACAAATATGGAAAAGGAGAACTTTCTGACAAGTTAGAATACAATAATTACATGTTTGGATATGACATTAACATTATCAGACGACCTAAGAACTCATTTTTCATTACTCCATTAATTGGCTTAAGTAACACAAGAAGTTTTTATGATGACAAGTATTACAAGAACATAGTTTATAAAGATTCACAATCATACACATGCTATGGAGGGGAATTATCATATATATTACATGAATACCTAAAGCTATCATTTATTAAAACAAACCATTATACAGGAATATCTATAGGACTTGCTGTCTCTTCCGACTTTTTCGATTAGTCTATTTATTAGAAACTCTCACTCGTTACAATAGTTCCATACTGGGTGAACAAATAAAAGGATGGTTAGCACAAAAAAAAAGCCAACCATCCTTCAAACTGAAAACCTAACCAAACAAAGCTCGTTACAGAGCCAATCACTACTTTATATCACTTACTATCACTTTCAAATTTGTTTTGCCTTGCAAAGGATTCTCTTTTACAATCCATTTATCTCCTTCACCCGCAAGTATAATCTCCTTAAGCTGATTATCGGAAGGGAGACAAAGAAGTCCTTTTGCTTGTTTTGTTCCGGCAGAATAAACAACCATATCCAGTTTTGACCAATCCATTTTATCGGTAGATTGTGCCAGAGCTATATGTGGTATTACCGCTCCGTTACGCACCAGAATTACTGCAGGAATATGACCGGCAGGTATTTTATTCCATCCGCTTTGATATACTTTTCCGGACTGATAGTCAATCCATTTTCCAACAGGCAGATAAACATTTCGCTGTATGCCTTCTTCCATCATCGGGGCTACCATTATATCATTGCCAAACATATACTGATCTTCCACCAGCCATGCACCAGGATCATCAGGAAACTCCACAAATAGCGCACGAACCATTGGCAAACCTTTCTCGGTACAGTTCTTTGCCTGAGCGTAGACATACGGCATTAGTTTATATTTCATTTCGGCCGATTCACGGAAAGCTTTCGTAAACGACTCATTATACAGCCAAGGTTCTTTTGGAGGTGCACCATGAGCACGACTATGAGAAGTCAGGAATCCAAAAGGAAGCCAACGGCGGTAGAGCTCTTCCGGCGACTTCTGAACAAATCCTCCTATATCGTGACTCCAGAAAGAAAAACCACTTAATCCCAAAGAAAGACCTCCGCGAAGAGTTCCCTGCATACCAATATCTGTATTCGCAGCATCTCCACCCCAATGAATTGGATAACGTTGTGAACCCGCCCAAGCACTTCGTGCCCAGATAATATGCTCATTATGTTCTCGCTCAGTAACTTCGGCTACAGCTTTATTATAACGCAATGGATAGAGATTATGTTCATAAAGTCCTCCCTTGCCCGAAGCATAAAATCCGTTGAAAGGTGCCGCTTCTCCAAAATCCACTTTTATCGCACCAACACCCATTTTCAGTAATCCTGCCAACTTATCTTGATACCAGGCGACAGTCTGTGGGTTGGAGAAGTCGAGCACCGCATCTTCATACGGCATTTCACCATTTGCATTCTTTACATTTAAACCTTTATCAATTATTTCCTTGAAATATTTATTTTTGGGTGTGAAGTAAGTCAGCTGCCAAAGCGATATATGAAAGCCGTCAGACAGAAGATCTTTGACCATCTTTTGAGGATTATTGAAACGACTGGGTGCAAAGACATAATCACATTGCCAGTCTGTTTCAAACCATCCGGTATCAAAATGAATCACATCGGCCGGAATTTTATATTTTCTAAGATTCTTTGCCACATCATATCCTTCTGATTCGTTAAAGTAAGTAATACGACTCATCCAGGTTCCAAAACTCCATAACGGAGGCATAGGCGACTTACCTGTCAATTCAGTATATTCATTCAGAATATCTTTCGGATCTCCGAAGAAAACAAAAAGATCTAAAGCCTCATCAGCCATAAAAAGTTTATTAATGCCTGTATAGGTAGATCCGAAATCACAGGTCACCGGTGCTGAAGTATGCATAAACATTCCGTAACCACGGCTACTCATAAAGAAAGGAATCGGTTTATACATCTGATCTGTTTCAGGACCTTGCGGATCAGTAACAAAAAGATTCACCTTCTGTCCCACTTTATTAAGAGAAGTAAACGACTCGCCACAACCTACAATCTTTTCTCCTGGAGAGAGTGTAAACACCGGATTTATGCTACGTGAGTTATCACTGCCTCGTTTAATAAAATTAAAAGGAAGGCTCTTCACCTGAGTGGAATCATTATCTTTCCATCGCCAGGTATCAGTCAGTCGTTTTCCTGAAGCATCAATTAAAACAATGCGCCACGGATTCTCTTCAATCAGAATAGAGCCGTAAGCACTCTTATAAAGATGTCCACCTTTTACTGAGGAATATTTCCATGAATTATCTTTTCCAGGATTCTTTACCAACATTAAGGACTCATTGCTTTTAGGTTCCACTGGTGTGGTAAGCATACGAATTCTCAAAGTACGTGGAGTCACAAACTCTACCTTAAAGCTGAGTTCCGGATTATTATTGTAAGCAGTTTCGGGAAAATCTAGCATCTGGAGGTCTTGAGGCAATACAGTGTTGGTATTAAAAGCCTGGCGAGTATACAATGTTTTACGCTTCCATTCTATCTTTCCACTTGCTGAGACAGGATCAAAAGCAGATAGCTTATCGGCAAAAAAGAATATATTCGTAAAATCGCCAAAATCAGTACTTACATCCTTCGCCTGATTCATCAAATAAGGAGAGCCTCCATTCACATGAAGCTGAGAGAACATTTTTGTTGCAGGAAAAAGCAAAATAAAAAAAGCAATAATCCATTCTGGTTTGCATTTATTCATAATATTAAATTTTTTAGTTCATCAGGAATAGCAAAAGTACAATGAATAATTCTATCAACTATATATAAAATGTTTTTGGAAGGGGGCTAATATGTTTCATTTAAAAGAATCAGATAAAAGAACTAAGGATTAGCGAATTACAAATTCATTATAAACAGATTACCGTACTATTTTTATATTCCGCATTATTGTTTTCTAACCATAAAGAAGCATGTCTCTTATTTAGAAAAGCCAACAACCAAATTCACATAAAATACTATAAGATTTGCTTCTTTTTTTAAATAAATATAAAAGACAAAAAGATTTAAAATTCGGGCAAACCTTTCGCATAAATAGGTGTTTTTATATTAATAATTAAGAAAGATTATTTATATTTGCAATAATAAACTAAAAATAAAAGTTATGTTCAACTCATTCGGCAACATTTTCAGATTAAGCAGCTTCGGCGAATCACATGGAAAGGGTATCGGTGGAGTTATAGACGGATTTCCGTCAGGTATAAAGATTGACTTGGACTTTGTTCAAAAGGAACTAGACAGACGCAGACCTGGTCAATCAAAGATCACAACTGACCGCGACGAATCAGATAAGGTGGAATTCCTGTCTGGTATTTTTCAAGGTAAGTCTACAGGAGGTCCTATTGGCTTTATTGTTTGGAATAAAGACCAGCATTCCAAAGATTATGAAAACATTAAAAACATCTTCCGCCCGTCTCATGCCGATTATACTTATCAATTAAAGTATGGCATCCGCGATTACCGTGGCGGTGGACGTTCTTCTGCCCGTGAAACTATATCCCGCTGCGTAGCCGGTGCATTAGCTAAGATAGCATTGCATCAGATTGGGATAAATATAACAGCTTATACTTCACAAGTAGGATACATCCGTCTGGAAGATAACTACAACAAATATGACTTCTCAAAAATAGAGGAAACTCCTGTTAGATGCCCTGATTTAGAAATAGCTAAAGAAATGGAAGAATACATTTCTAAAATTAAAGAAGAAGGAGACACTATAGGCGGAGTAGTAACCTGTGTAATAAAAGGCTGCCCTATTGGTCTTGGACAACCGGTTTTTGGTAAACTTCATGCAGCTCTTGGAAATGCTATGCTAAGTATAAATGCCGCTAAAGCATTTGAATATGGTGATGGGTTTAAAGGTTTAAAACAAAAGGGTTCAGAACAAAACGATGTGTTCTATAATCATGATGGAGTAATTGAAACCAGAACAAATCATTCAGGTGGTGTTCAAGGTGGAATCAGCAATGGTGAAGATATCTACTTCCGTGTGGCATTTAAGCCGGTAGCAACTATCCTGATGGAACAACATACTGTGAACATTGATGGAATTGATACTACAATGAAAGCAAAAGGAAGACACGATCCTTGCGTACTTCCCCGTGCGGTACCTATAATTGAAGCTATGGCAGCCATGACAATTCTTGATTATTATCTGGTTGACAAAACAACACAATTATAATTTTATTTGGTAAAACATAAATAATGAAACATATACAATCTTACATCACTCAACACGAAACCAGGATGATGAATGAGCTTTTCAGTTTAATTCGCATCCCATCTATCAGCGCTTTACCGGAACATAAAGAAGACATGCAGGCATGCGCACAAAGATGGAAAGAGTTATTGTTGGAAGCCGGTGCTGACAGAGCGCAAGTGATGACTTCTTCAGGAAACCCTGTTGTTTATGGAGAAAAAATTGTAAACCCTGAAGCTAAGACTGTTTTAGTATATGCTCATTATGATGTTATGCCAGCAGAACCTCTCGAGTTATGGAGTAGCAATCCATTTGAACCAGAGATTCGTGAAGATAAGATATGGGCCAGAGGTGCTGATGACGATAAAGGGCAATCTTTTATACAGGTTAAAGCATTTGAATACTTGCTGGAACATCAGCTTTTAAAGAATAATGTTAAGTTTATTTTTGAGGGGGAAGAAGAAATTGGCTCTCCCAGTTTAGAACAATTTTGCAGAGAGCACAAAGAATTATTAAAGGCAGACGTGATCCTCGTATCAGACACCAGCATGTTAGGGGCAGATCTTCCATCGCTGACCACTGGTCTGCGAGGACTGGCATACTGGGAAATAGAAGTTACTGGTCCCAACCGCGACTTGCATTCGGGACACTTTGGCGGTGCGGTGGCAAATCCTATCAATGTTCTTTGCGGAATGCTAAGTAAGATTGTTGACGAGAACGGAAAGATCACAA
This genomic interval from uncultured Bacteroides sp. contains the following:
- a CDS encoding TlpA disulfide reductase family protein, with protein sequence MKKFLCVLVASCSISAAYCIQVNNESAEVGENGELKESKAMQKAYDKTLEDKLCDKPCPEFALTDTDGKLWTSQSIKGKVTLINIWHIYCEPCIKEIPKLNELTKRYPGANFLSVTFNTPEQVNKVIMKNHSLFHQLPNAINFISKTGISVTPMSLLIDKEGKIRYVIRGGTEKQYKLLNKRFKGLSKEGL
- a CDS encoding L-serine ammonia-lyase, iron-sulfur-dependent, subunit alpha; the encoded protein is MIEAERKQIIALVNREVIPAIGCTEPIAVALAVAKASETLGKCPQRITLYLSANILKNAMGVGIPGTEMIGLPIAVALGALIGKSEYQLEVLRDCTPEALEKGKQMIAEKRINILLKEDISEKLYIEVICEADAENSKAIIAGGHTNFVYVSLGEEVLLNKQQAVQGDETEEEPELSMRKVYDFAMTAPLEEINFILETARINKAAAEKSLKGEYGHALGKTLKGKYEKEIMGDSIFSHILSYTSAACDARMAGAMIPVMSNSGSGNQGIAATLPVVVYAEENKKGIEELTRALMLSHLTVIYIKQSLGRLSALCGCVVAATGSSCGITLLMGGEFEQICFAVKNMIANLTGMICDGAKPSCSLKLTSGVSTAVLSAMMAMENKCVTSVEGIIDNDVDRCIRNLTLIGSEGMNETDKLVLQIMTNKC
- a CDS encoding TIM-barrel domain-containing protein, whose amino-acid sequence is MFSQLHVNGGSPYLMNQAKDVSTDFGDFTNIFFFADKLSAFDPVSASGKIEWKRKTLYTRQAFNTNTVLPQDLQMLDFPETAYNNNPELSFKVEFVTPRTLRIRMLTTPVEPKSNESLMLVKNPGKDNSWKYSSVKGGHLYKSAYGSILIEENPWRIVLIDASGKRLTDTWRWKDNDSTQVKSLPFNFIKRGSDNSRSINPVFTLSPGEKIVGCGESFTSLNKVGQKVNLFVTDPQGPETDQMYKPIPFFMSSRGYGMFMHTSAPVTCDFGSTYTGINKLFMADEALDLFVFFGDPKDILNEYTELTGKSPMPPLWSFGTWMSRITYFNESEGYDVAKNLRKYKIPADVIHFDTGWFETDWQCDYVFAPSRFNNPQKMVKDLLSDGFHISLWQLTYFTPKNKYFKEIIDKGLNVKNANGEMPYEDAVLDFSNPQTVAWYQDKLAGLLKMGVGAIKVDFGEAAPFNGFYASGKGGLYEHNLYPLRYNKAVAEVTEREHNEHIIWARSAWAGSQRYPIHWGGDAANTDIGMQGTLRGGLSLGLSGFSFWSHDIGGFVQKSPEELYRRWLPFGFLTSHSRAHGAPPKEPWLYNESFTKAFRESAEMKYKLMPYVYAQAKNCTEKGLPMVRALFVEFPDDPGAWLVEDQYMFGNDIMVAPMMEEGIQRNVYLPVGKWIDYQSGKVYQSGWNKIPAGHIPAVILVRNGAVIPHIALAQSTDKMDWSKLDMVVYSAGTKQAKGLLCLPSDNQLKEIILAGEGDKWIVKENPLQGKTNLKVIVSDIK
- the aroC gene encoding chorismate synthase codes for the protein MFNSFGNIFRLSSFGESHGKGIGGVIDGFPSGIKIDLDFVQKELDRRRPGQSKITTDRDESDKVEFLSGIFQGKSTGGPIGFIVWNKDQHSKDYENIKNIFRPSHADYTYQLKYGIRDYRGGGRSSARETISRCVAGALAKIALHQIGINITAYTSQVGYIRLEDNYNKYDFSKIEETPVRCPDLEIAKEMEEYISKIKEEGDTIGGVVTCVIKGCPIGLGQPVFGKLHAALGNAMLSINAAKAFEYGDGFKGLKQKGSEQNDVFYNHDGVIETRTNHSGGVQGGISNGEDIYFRVAFKPVATILMEQHTVNIDGIDTTMKAKGRHDPCVLPRAVPIIEAMAAMTILDYYLVDKTTQL
- a CDS encoding dipeptidase yields the protein MKHIQSYITQHETRMMNELFSLIRIPSISALPEHKEDMQACAQRWKELLLEAGADRAQVMTSSGNPVVYGEKIVNPEAKTVLVYAHYDVMPAEPLELWSSNPFEPEIREDKIWARGADDDKGQSFIQVKAFEYLLEHQLLKNNVKFIFEGEEEIGSPSLEQFCREHKELLKADVILVSDTSMLGADLPSLTTGLRGLAYWEIEVTGPNRDLHSGHFGGAVANPINVLCGMLSKIVDENGKITIPHFYDNVEAVPDIERKMIAQIPFDEDGYKKAIGVKQLAGEIGYSTLERNSCRPSFDICGIWGGYTGEGSKTVLPSKAYAKVSSRLVPHQDHHIISQLFKDYIEQTAPKTVQVKVTPMHGGQGYVCPITHPAYLAAEKGFEIAFGKQPLAVRRGGSIPIISTFEEVLGIKTVLMGFGLEANAIHSPNESFSLDIFRKGIEAVAEFHIAYSKTK